TGGTGTATCTTGACTACTTCAGGAAAGTTCTGCTTTTATTTAGTATCTTCAAATTCCAATGTTCTCTTGCAACATGTATGAATAATATGGCTCCTCCCAGAGCCAGAAAAATTATCAAAGTAAAATGTAAAGTCttaacaaaattaacaaaatctgTAATGAATAATTGACACAACAAACAAGTAACTTTAAGAAGTAAAAATGTAGAATTGGGAAAGTTTTCtgaatattatttcaaaaataatgagTTCAATCATAAACTGCTGAAATAGACTATATTACAAGTCagtatgaaaaaaataatatgtgaaTTAAGTTAATGTACACAGATCAAACTCCAAACTGTAACCTGTAAGGGGATCAACTATCAACACAAGGAAAAGTGAAAGACTAGGACTAAAATggtaaataagaataaaaacaaccaaaaagagaaagagaaagtgAACTCAAATGGTGAGAACATAGCTCCTCCCTCCTAAATCTTTTTACATTAATCTGTCATTGAAAAACTACCACTGCCAGTATATTACTGTAACTACCGATGAAAACGTGTTATCTGATAGTAACTATGAACCAACTTACCGAGCTTTCTTCCTAGATTTGAATGGGAAGCGTGAAGGGGTCGAAGGTGAGTACTCGACAGGCAATTGAGGCGGCTCGAGCTCCCCACTAAGCATTCCGACAACCTCTTTCATTGAAGGACGCCGAGCAGGTGACTTAAGCAAACAAAGCAAAGCCACTTTGATGCAGATCAGAGCTTGCTCCTTGTTCAAAGACTGAATAGATTCATCAACCAGCTCGATGAGCTTCCCATTTCTCGCACAATGGCGTGCCCACGACAAAAGATTAGCTCTTTGAAACTCCGATAACGGTGAACCGGTCACTTGAAGTGGGCGTCTCCCAGAAATGATAACAAGCAACAAGATACCAAAGCTATAAACATCACACTTCTCTGATACGTCTTCGCCAAAGCCATACTCAGGAGCAACATAACAAACAGTTCCCCTCATACTTGGAGTACTACTCACACCACCACTCTTCGGAATCTCTCCACTAGCTGAATCGAAGCTATTCCGACGTGCTCTCCATAACTCGCCACTAAACCCATCTAACCACCAATCCACACTACCGCGATTATTTCTATTTCTGCTTgttcctttctttctttccccGTATAATGCATCATCACTCATCCACCAATTTTCACCATTGCTAATGACATCATCACTCTCTACAccctttttcttcttattcttcttctttttccctTTTGCAACTTCTTCACAATACTCCTCCTTCCACCATTCCCTCACCGACTTTCTCTTCTCCTTCCTCGTCACTCCAACAACATTTTCCTCATCCATCGATTCCCACCATTCCAACTTCTGCTTCCtattcttcttctccttcttatTCTCTTTCACCTCTATCTTCCCTCTCACCAATTCACCCTTTTCACTTTTCACTTCCCTTCCAATCCAATCCATCACATAATCCTTCACCTTCTTACCTTCACCAACAGGCGTCAAACCCGCAATCTCATTATCCTCTTTCCACCACCAATCCCTAACCGAATTACTCGATAACCCTTTCCCATTTCTCT
This region of Cicer arietinum cultivar CDC Frontier isolate Library 1 chromosome 8, Cicar.CDCFrontier_v2.0, whole genome shotgun sequence genomic DNA includes:
- the LOC101507111 gene encoding receptor-like serine/threonine-protein kinase At2g45590, which gives rise to MLSRKLFQSQLSTSASHLPPPQPHHHNHILIPLLAVTAAILTLLLLLTFLYRRTRKKRTAPFSFTTENPPHRFSYSLLRRATNSFSTPLGHGGFGTVFSGKLPSPYSKLIAVKLMDTSSLQGEREFHNELFFSSRLRSLHIIPPLGFSSDPKRRRFLLVYPLMQNGNLQDALLKRKCSELFYWRKRFEIVLDIAKGLCYLHCSDPPVIHGDIKPSNILLDCDFVAKIGDFGLARLKSEPVKVDVELLDVDTDDEMKKRNDELDCGGVGVVIDDCGSMESVHTGFFEEGNLGVEQSPVASPETVEMRMTMSMAEAEAEAEALPGFEKGSVKSEKGVVVEDVKRNGKGLSSNSVRDWWWKEDNEIAGLTPVGEGKKVKDYVMDWIGREVKSEKGELVRGKIEVKENKKEKKNRKQKLEWWESMDEENVVGVTRKEKRKSVREWWKEEYCEEVAKGKKKKNKKKKGVESDDVISNGENWWMSDDALYGERKKGTSRNRNNRGSVDWWLDGFSGELWRARRNSFDSASGEIPKSGGVSSTPSMRGTVCYVAPEYGFGEDVSEKCDVYSFGILLLVIISGRRPLQVTGSPLSEFQRANLLSWARHCARNGKLIELVDESIQSLNKEQALICIKVALLCLLKSPARRPSMKEVVGMLSGELEPPQLPVEYSPSTPSRFPFKSRKKAR